The genomic segment TAAAATAGTAGACCCCATCAGGTGAGTTAgtgtaatgttttggtgcataattttagtacacatatcattactccTTGCTCACTCCTACTCTATATTATCCTGGAGTGTAAATATAACTCTCCAATTCTTAACAATGATAGCAAATTCTGGCTACCAAAATTACAATACACCATTTTAAATAGAGCATATTCAAAACATTTGAGTATCATCAAAACCTAAACAACTGATTTTAATAAAATACAAAGCATGGCGTAATTTACTCAGTAAATTAGAAATTTCAGGTTCAAAGTGATACAAAGATAATAATGTATGGGTCATTATTATATATAACCAAATTATAATCCAAGCGAAACAAATCAATAACAAGCTTTAATAGTCCGATCCCGATCGTACAATTGCACCAATGGAGGCATTTAACCGTTTTCTTCACACTTTTTCTTgatcatttttttcaaaaaatttataaaatatatttatagttttatTGTATAATTGGCAAAAAGAATCAGCGTGAGTGTGAGAATCTCCTGCAGGTTAATTCATACAGAATCTGTGGAAAGCCTTTAGCTTCCTCTTCTGGGAGCTTCAAGAGGCTTGCAACTCTGGTAAATGCCGCATGTTGTCTAGCATATAAATGGTCTTCTTTTATGCCTTGGTAATTCATTTCTTGTTTAGTGATCTTGGGCCTTATCAAGGCCCATTGCATGGCCCATATGGCCAATGGACGCATATAACACAGAGATCTGTATTGGTCATCTATGTTCCAACCTTCCGGAGTCTGAAATGAGTATCTGCAACCAAATACCATTCGATAAAATGAGGGTCAAGTGAATTAGACAACATGAAAGTGAGTCATATATAGCACCATACACATGGTAGAAGTAACACTAATATGGGCTCAAGTCTTGGCATGCTTTTTAAAAAGGAAGAAATAAAGTCTCAAGAAGAGAATTTTAGTCAAAATGTCAAAAGTTTTATGCTTAGCTAAGGAGATAACTaagaagcaaaaaaaaaaagagtgaacTAAGAAGCAAATTTGTAACTTGAGATGTGGGCTCTTCTGGTCTTTGGTATAAAAGTAAAACATCACATGGAATCTAATAAGAattcattaaatatatataaataaaaattcatatcataattcTCATTATTTAAGTGTCCCCTTTATCTAACTCCTACAGAAATTACTAACCCAAGGCCTTGTTGAGACCAGGCTGCTTGGTGAACACCTGCTGCAGTCTTGAATGCCATTTCAACCATTCCCTCCTGAATCATTGTAGCAGCAACAGAATATGTTACTCCAGCCCATATCTCCTTTGATTGCATAGCTGACTTATCAACTCTTCCATCAGGCAACATTCCATTCACAGCTCCACGTGAACCTCCTTTCACTTTTAGCACATTGAAATTGTAAACTTTCTCAAGTGCAATCTTCACTTTGCCTTCATCAACAATTGGAGAAAGACCACACACTTCGGCATACCTATATGAGTTAACATGATCAGCATGATAAgtacatatccaaaattcatgtATGACACCAAAATTATGTTTAGTTCTCGTTGATAATTAAAATTGTGAACAAGTGTTCCCTATTAGTTTACTGATTCTCCTGTGGTAAAATTAAGGAGTGAAATCATATGAATTCAAACTTAGACCACCTTAGCTTTCTAATCTTTCCATAAAATGAAAAACATAATAATAAGATCTTAGGAGGTGGTGAGCAAACACACTAGTTTCTTTTTTTTACTGCATACTTACCATTGTCCAGCCAACTGATCAGCCTGAATAGACGAACTTGAACTACCATTGCTATTATCATAATTGAAGTAGGAACCATTCCATAAAGTGTCATAGACACCTCTTGCCTTTTCATATCTCATCCAAAAGTAATGTGCAGATGCTTTATCACCAACTTCATGAGCCATGCCCGAAGCAGCCTGGAGAGCAGCCACCCAAAGGCCACCACAGTATGCGCTCACACCAGTAACAGACCATGCATCATAAGTCTGATCAGGGAACCCTTCATTCTCAATCATTCCATCTCCATCCTTATCAAATTGATCCATGAAAGCCATTGCCATGTAGACCGAGGGCCAAACAGCTTTGGCAAAGCTTTTGTCACCAGTAGCAACCACATCCCTGTAAACTTGGAGAACAAACTTTGAATTTAAGTCTTTCCATCTGTCTGTGTTAAACAAATTATAAGCATTTAGCTCAAACCAAGGATCGTTTAGTCCTATATCGTGTGGAACAGCACCAATAGCTTTTCGTGGAACCATTTTCCCATCACTCATGATCTTCATACGGCTAGGATCATGCATCATTACAGCTGCAGCAAAGTCTCTTTGGATGCTTAGTTCAAGTTTTGGAAATAGCATTAGTAgagaaaaagatgaataaaaaTGGACATCATAGGTGTTCCACATTATGTATTCCTGTCCTTCAAGATAAAGGAATTGTCCTACATTTTCTTCTCCATCATTGAGCAAACATGCTCCAAAAGCAGAATTTTTCATAGCAGGAGCATATATTTGCTCAAGGACGGACGTCATCCTTTCAAGGATTTCAACAGCAGTATCATTGTTATGGGACATGTCTATGGTGTCTTTGGCATTTAGTTTGGAACTTCTGAGGGAGAATTTTGTTTCTCTGACAGTTGATAAACTTTGCAATGCAAGTGATCCATCTGCAAAGAGAAAAGTTGTCCTTTGATAAATAGAGTGAACCAGATATTTCTCCTTCTAAGAGGCATTTTAACTCCTTGAATACCTGTCCAAATTGTCCCTCCTGCATTGAGATAATAGAGCTCGTTGAAAAGAGTGATTGGATACCTGCAGAGACACTTCTCACtgtttatattttttcaaaaagttGCATCTACTTTCTTTACTATAATATATACGTGATCAGTTACCATTCAGGAAGCCTTTTATCTTCAAGAATAGGTCTTTGCCATTCTTCTATTTGAGATTCCCAATTAGTATGCTCTGTTTtagaagtagaaaatcaattgtgTCATTTgtcagttcaaaagttacaaactGCAAAATCTTCTGTTTAGTGCAATGCAGCTTGTCAGACTACTTTCTAGTCTTATATAAATATGTTAATGTATTATATTCTGGAACAATAAAACAAAGTTATGCAAGTACTACTACCAAGGATGGCATCGTGTGCAATATTGGCAGCTGCATCACCATGAGAACCATAAAATTTTGTGTACCGCCTGCCATTTAAAGCTTATTGTTAGCAAATTTGATAACTAAACTCAAGCAATTAAGTAGATTCTTCACTCAAACTGAAGTGTTTAGAAGCTGATGAATACTGCTATTATACATTttcaagagttagagagagaaAAGTTAGAGACGTGTTTAGAAACTGAGATATCTACCTATGATAACTTTTCTCTATGAATCTCACTTCTGGGCAGTCCCATGCCAATGAAAAAGTCACAGAGCGTACAGCACCAGATGGGATAGTCAAAGTTGCTGCTATGGCAGCTCCAATAGTTGATCCTGGTTTTGAAGACACTGAAGTCCCATTGCAGTCTAGGTGATCAAACGATCCGTACTAAATTATTTAACACATACGTATTAAGTTAATAAGAGTGACTAGGCCTTGATAGATGTTTATGAAACAGAGCATTGGCAAAAGATGCATTTAAAGTTATGAAATGTATGAATAACCCGTAAGAAAATTATAAGTTTGTTCAGTGAATGATTTTTAGATGAACATTCAAGTACATAAAGGAGGATAATTCAGCAGCTAACCTTTTTTATTTCATTCCACATTTCTTTTGCTGTGATACCCTTGGAACTACCAGATATTAAGAAGTAGGGGCACTTAGAAATGTGGACATCATCATTTTCCTCTGCTGCTATGGAAAATGTAACAGGAGACTGTCCATCTGCAGTTCTGAAAGTTCGCGATTGGATGTAGATTAGAGATTCATCTAGTTAATAGGTTGTAAAATTTTAAGTGAGAGTTACTGTTTCTTGAATTAAGAAAGGATTTACTTGTGGTGTAGAAGTACACCATGCACCCCATCCTCTGTCCTGCTAAGAATTAGGCATTGAGGAAATGTTTAATTTTTAGCTTAATTAACAAAAGGGGGTCGAGAAACAACATAGATCAAAAGATGGTGTTCAAGAAGGCATAGTTAAAGAATTTATTCATCTTGAAATCTGAATTATCCTAAAACAATGCTATTTATCACTAGAGAATAAAAAGTCCAACAATATGCCCTTACTCCATTTTTGAATTATAATGATCACCAGAAGCTCCAGAGATCCCACCAACTGAATTCTGAACAGTAGAAACATAAATAGTTCAAAATTATACAAGATTATGTAAATCATGCAAGTGTTTGATACCACTTTGTGACTCGATTATACCACAATGGAAGGACATACAGCAAGATATATATTTTACTCGTGGGAATTGAGTTTATTAAAGAGTACTCAAAGCCTATTAACGTAAAAATTTATGATGTAGTTAAGAACTCAGGATAACTTCATGTTTGGATGGGAAAAGAATAAAAGTACTGTAGTAAAAAAATTGCttatactaag from the Humulus lupulus chromosome X, drHumLupu1.1, whole genome shotgun sequence genome contains:
- the LOC133803511 gene encoding uncharacterized protein LOC133803511 isoform X5, with amino-acid sequence MNSVGGISGASGDHYNSKMDRTEDGVHGVLLHHKTADGQSPVTFSIAAEENDDVHISKCPYFLISGSSKGITAKEMWNEIKKYGSFDHLDCNGTSVSSKPGSTIGAAIAATLTIPSGAVRSVTFSLAWDCPEVRFIEKSYHRRYTKFYGSHGDAAANIAHDAILEHTNWESQIEEWQRPILEDKRLPEWYPITLFNELYYLNAGGTIWTDGSLALQSLSTVRETKFSLRSSKLNAKDTIDMSHNNDTAVEILERMTSVLEQIYAPAMKNSAFGACLLNDGEENVGQFLYLEGQEYIMWNTYDVHFYSSFSLLMLFPKLELSIQRDFAAAVMMHDPSRMKIMSDGKMVPRKAIGAVPHDIGLNDPWFELNAYNLFNTDRWKDLNSKFVLQVYRDVVATGDKSFAKAVWPSVYMAMAFMDQFDKDGDGMIENEGFPDQTYDAWSVTGVSAYCGGLWVAALQAASGMAHEVGDKASAHYFWMRYEKARGVYDTLWNGSYFNYDNSNGSSSSSIQADQLAGQWYAEVCGLSPIVDEGKVKIALEKVYNFNVLKVKGGSRGAVNGMLPDGRVDKSAMQSKEIWAGVTYSVAATMIQEGMVEMAFKTAAGVHQAAWSQQGLGYSFQTPEGWNIDDQYRSLCYMRPLAIWAMQWALIRPKITKQEMNYQGIKEDHLYARQHAAFTRVASLLKLPEEEAKGFPQILYELTCRRFSHSR
- the LOC133803511 gene encoding uncharacterized protein LOC133803511 isoform X1: MDNGYEEEGENEFPSHKVNPGKPAVLTWQRKLNSIEKVPSEFSVNFSETVQMAPLGIRMWILVKREAAEGKISMFDMFKKRHITSNHGVPLGGIGAGSIGRSYRGEFQRFQLFPTKYEDVPVLANQFSVFVKRPSGERYSTVLCPKSPEVAKEFKTSGIGSWDWNLDAEKCTYHALFPRAWTVYDGEPDPELVIVSRQISPFIPHNYKETSFPVSAFTFTITNKGRTSADVTLMFTWANSVGGISGASGDHYNSKMDRTEDGVHGVLLHHKTADGQSPVTFSIAAEENDDVHISKCPYFLISGSSKGITAKEMWNEIKKYGSFDHLDCNGTSVSSKPGSTIGAAIAATLTIPSGAVRSVTFSLAWDCPEVRFIEKSYHRRYTKFYGSHGDAAANIAHDAILEHTNWESQIEEWQRPILEDKRLPEWYPITLFNELYYLNAGGTIWTDGSLALQSLSTVRETKFSLRSSKLNAKDTIDMSHNNDTAVEILERMTSVLEQIYAPAMKNSAFGACLLNDGEENVGQFLYLEGQEYIMWNTYDVHFYSSFSLLMLFPKLELSIQRDFAAAVMMHDPSRMKIMSDGKMVPRKAIGAVPHDIGLNDPWFELNAYNLFNTDRWKDLNSKFVLQVYRDVVATGDKSFAKAVWPSVYMAMAFMDQFDKDGDGMIENEGFPDQTYDAWSVTGVSAYCGGLWVAALQAASGMAHEVGDKASAHYFWMRYEKARGVYDTLWNGSYFNYDNSNGSSSSSIQADQLAGQWYAEVCGLSPIVDEGKVKIALEKVYNFNVLKVKGGSRGAVNGMLPDGRVDKSAMQSKEIWAGVTYSVAATMIQEGMVEMAFKTAAGVHQAAWSQQGLGYSFQTPEGWNIDDQYRSLCYMRPLAIWAMQWALIRPKITKQEMNYQGIKEDHLYARQHAAFTRVASLLKLPEEEAKGFPQILYELTCRRFSHSR
- the LOC133803511 gene encoding uncharacterized protein LOC133803511 isoform X2, whose protein sequence is MDNGYEEEGENEFPSHKVNPGKPAVLTWQRKLNSIEKVPSEFSVNFSETVQMAPLGIRMWILVKREAAEGKISMFDMFKKRHITSNHGVPLGGIGAGSIGRSYRGEFQRFQLFPTKYEDVPVLANQFSVFVKRPSGERYSTVLCPKSPEVAKEFKTSGIGSWDWNLDAEKCTYHALFPRAWTVYDGEPDPELVIVSRQISPFIPHNYKETSFPVSAFTFTITNKGRTSADVTLMFTWANSVGGISGASGDHYNSKMETEDGVHGVLLHHKTADGQSPVTFSIAAEENDDVHISKCPYFLISGSSKGITAKEMWNEIKKYGSFDHLDCNGTSVSSKPGSTIGAAIAATLTIPSGAVRSVTFSLAWDCPEVRFIEKSYHRRYTKFYGSHGDAAANIAHDAILEHTNWESQIEEWQRPILEDKRLPEWYPITLFNELYYLNAGGTIWTDGSLALQSLSTVRETKFSLRSSKLNAKDTIDMSHNNDTAVEILERMTSVLEQIYAPAMKNSAFGACLLNDGEENVGQFLYLEGQEYIMWNTYDVHFYSSFSLLMLFPKLELSIQRDFAAAVMMHDPSRMKIMSDGKMVPRKAIGAVPHDIGLNDPWFELNAYNLFNTDRWKDLNSKFVLQVYRDVVATGDKSFAKAVWPSVYMAMAFMDQFDKDGDGMIENEGFPDQTYDAWSVTGVSAYCGGLWVAALQAASGMAHEVGDKASAHYFWMRYEKARGVYDTLWNGSYFNYDNSNGSSSSSIQADQLAGQWYAEVCGLSPIVDEGKVKIALEKVYNFNVLKVKGGSRGAVNGMLPDGRVDKSAMQSKEIWAGVTYSVAATMIQEGMVEMAFKTAAGVHQAAWSQQGLGYSFQTPEGWNIDDQYRSLCYMRPLAIWAMQWALIRPKITKQEMNYQGIKEDHLYARQHAAFTRVASLLKLPEEEAKGFPQILYELTCRRFSHSR
- the LOC133803511 gene encoding uncharacterized protein LOC133803511 isoform X3 yields the protein MWILVKREAAEGKISMFDMFKKRHITSNHGVPLGGIGAGSIGRSYRGEFQRFQLFPTKYEDVPVLANQFSVFVKRPSGERYSTVLCPKSPEVAKEFKTSGIGSWDWNLDAEKCTYHALFPRAWTVYDGEPDPELVIVSRQISPFIPHNYKETSFPVSAFTFTITNKGRTSADVTLMFTWANSVGGISGASGDHYNSKMDRTEDGVHGVLLHHKTADGQSPVTFSIAAEENDDVHISKCPYFLISGSSKGITAKEMWNEIKKYGSFDHLDCNGTSVSSKPGSTIGAAIAATLTIPSGAVRSVTFSLAWDCPEVRFIEKSYHRRYTKFYGSHGDAAANIAHDAILEHTNWESQIEEWQRPILEDKRLPEWYPITLFNELYYLNAGGTIWTDGSLALQSLSTVRETKFSLRSSKLNAKDTIDMSHNNDTAVEILERMTSVLEQIYAPAMKNSAFGACLLNDGEENVGQFLYLEGQEYIMWNTYDVHFYSSFSLLMLFPKLELSIQRDFAAAVMMHDPSRMKIMSDGKMVPRKAIGAVPHDIGLNDPWFELNAYNLFNTDRWKDLNSKFVLQVYRDVVATGDKSFAKAVWPSVYMAMAFMDQFDKDGDGMIENEGFPDQTYDAWSVTGVSAYCGGLWVAALQAASGMAHEVGDKASAHYFWMRYEKARGVYDTLWNGSYFNYDNSNGSSSSSIQADQLAGQWYAEVCGLSPIVDEGKVKIALEKVYNFNVLKVKGGSRGAVNGMLPDGRVDKSAMQSKEIWAGVTYSVAATMIQEGMVEMAFKTAAGVHQAAWSQQGLGYSFQTPEGWNIDDQYRSLCYMRPLAIWAMQWALIRPKITKQEMNYQGIKEDHLYARQHAAFTRVASLLKLPEEEAKGFPQILYELTCRRFSHSR
- the LOC133803511 gene encoding uncharacterized protein LOC133803511 isoform X6 — encoded protein: MNSVGGISGASGDHYNSKMETEDGVHGVLLHHKTADGQSPVTFSIAAEENDDVHISKCPYFLISGSSKGITAKEMWNEIKKYGSFDHLDCNGTSVSSKPGSTIGAAIAATLTIPSGAVRSVTFSLAWDCPEVRFIEKSYHRRYTKFYGSHGDAAANIAHDAILEHTNWESQIEEWQRPILEDKRLPEWYPITLFNELYYLNAGGTIWTDGSLALQSLSTVRETKFSLRSSKLNAKDTIDMSHNNDTAVEILERMTSVLEQIYAPAMKNSAFGACLLNDGEENVGQFLYLEGQEYIMWNTYDVHFYSSFSLLMLFPKLELSIQRDFAAAVMMHDPSRMKIMSDGKMVPRKAIGAVPHDIGLNDPWFELNAYNLFNTDRWKDLNSKFVLQVYRDVVATGDKSFAKAVWPSVYMAMAFMDQFDKDGDGMIENEGFPDQTYDAWSVTGVSAYCGGLWVAALQAASGMAHEVGDKASAHYFWMRYEKARGVYDTLWNGSYFNYDNSNGSSSSSIQADQLAGQWYAEVCGLSPIVDEGKVKIALEKVYNFNVLKVKGGSRGAVNGMLPDGRVDKSAMQSKEIWAGVTYSVAATMIQEGMVEMAFKTAAGVHQAAWSQQGLGYSFQTPEGWNIDDQYRSLCYMRPLAIWAMQWALIRPKITKQEMNYQGIKEDHLYARQHAAFTRVASLLKLPEEEAKGFPQILYELTCRRFSHSR
- the LOC133803511 gene encoding uncharacterized protein LOC133803511 isoform X4, encoding MFTWANSVGGISGASGDHYNSKMDRTEDGVHGVLLHHKTADGQSPVTFSIAAEENDDVHISKCPYFLISGSSKGITAKEMWNEIKKYGSFDHLDCNGTSVSSKPGSTIGAAIAATLTIPSGAVRSVTFSLAWDCPEVRFIEKSYHRRYTKFYGSHGDAAANIAHDAILEHTNWESQIEEWQRPILEDKRLPEWYPITLFNELYYLNAGGTIWTDGSLALQSLSTVRETKFSLRSSKLNAKDTIDMSHNNDTAVEILERMTSVLEQIYAPAMKNSAFGACLLNDGEENVGQFLYLEGQEYIMWNTYDVHFYSSFSLLMLFPKLELSIQRDFAAAVMMHDPSRMKIMSDGKMVPRKAIGAVPHDIGLNDPWFELNAYNLFNTDRWKDLNSKFVLQVYRDVVATGDKSFAKAVWPSVYMAMAFMDQFDKDGDGMIENEGFPDQTYDAWSVTGVSAYCGGLWVAALQAASGMAHEVGDKASAHYFWMRYEKARGVYDTLWNGSYFNYDNSNGSSSSSIQADQLAGQWYAEVCGLSPIVDEGKVKIALEKVYNFNVLKVKGGSRGAVNGMLPDGRVDKSAMQSKEIWAGVTYSVAATMIQEGMVEMAFKTAAGVHQAAWSQQGLGYSFQTPEGWNIDDQYRSLCYMRPLAIWAMQWALIRPKITKQEMNYQGIKEDHLYARQHAAFTRVASLLKLPEEEAKGFPQILYELTCRRFSHSR